From the Carya illinoinensis cultivar Pawnee chromosome 4, C.illinoinensisPawnee_v1, whole genome shotgun sequence genome, one window contains:
- the LOC122307473 gene encoding transcription factor MYB113-like, with protein sequence MVTNLGLRKGAWTAEEDIRLRKCIGEHGEGNWHLVSLKAGLNRCRKSCRQRWLNYLRPNIKRGNFSTDEVDLIIRLHNLLGNRWSLIAGRLPGRTSNDVKNYWNINMHKYMKEKPILDLKEVSVIKPQPRVLPKNFTVLSGKPTIKETSFRPKDDVIRNTSPTMASSTVINTCKRWTAQLDNFQGNERTACRISELDEEPDLWWKNMLDDSEISDVQRATCTITSELDKEPNHWEKNVLNDGGGDIQRAAWSMSGFDDQEPNIWEKNLLNDCEGDIQRAACSTISGFDDQELNIWANRTLLPEAHFVGSTFDEDDSICTGADFSFDNGLWDFPNTK encoded by the exons ATGGTCACTAATTTGGGTTTGAGAAAAGGCGCATGGACTGCAGAAGAAGATATCCGTCTGAGGAAGTGCATTGGCGAGCATGGAGAAGGAAACTGGCACCTAGTTTCTCTCAAAGCAG GTTTAAATAGATGCCGAAAAAGCTGTAGGCAGAGGTGGTTGAACTATCTACGACCCAATATCAAGAGAGGGAACTTCTCAACAGATGAAGTGGACCTAATAATCAGGCTCCATAATCTCTTAGGAAACAG ATGGTCGTTGATTGCCGGAAGGCTTCCAGGAAGAACATCTAATGACGTGAAGAACTATTGGAATATAAACATGCACAAatacatgaaagaaaagccaatacTTGACCTGAAGGAAGTGAGCGTAATAAAACCTCAACCTCGGGTCCTGCCTAAAAATTTTACCGTGTTAAGTGGGAAACCTACAATCAAAGAAACCAGCTTTCGACCAAAGGATGATGTAATTAGAAACACTTCTCCAACAATGGCATCGTCGACGGTGATCAATACATGTAAAAGGTGGACAGCGCAGTTAGATAACTTCCAAGGCAACGAAAGAACTGCATGTAGAATAAGTGAGCTTGATGAAGAGCCAGATCTTTGGTGGAAAAACATGTTAGATGACTCTGAGATTAGTGATGTTCAAAGAGCCACATGCACCATAACTAGTGAGCTTGATAAAGAGCCGAATCATTGGgagaaaaatgttttaaatgacgGTGGAGGTGATATCCAAAGAGCCGCATGGAGCATGAGTGGGTTTGATGATCAAGAGCCAAATATTTGGGAGAAAAATCTTTTAAATGACTGCGAAGGTGATATCCAAAGAGCCGCATGTAGCACCATAAGTGGGTTTGATGATCAAGAACTGAATATTTGGGCGAACAGAACTTTACTGCCCGAAGCACACTTTGTTGGGTCCACTTTTGACGAGGATGACTCGATTTGCACTGGGGCTGATTTCTCTTTCGATAATGGTCTGTGGGATTTTCCCAATACAAAATAA